In the Macrobrachium rosenbergii isolate ZJJX-2024 chromosome 23, ASM4041242v1, whole genome shotgun sequence genome, one interval contains:
- the LOC136851136 gene encoding zinc finger MYM-type protein 1-like, which yields MKASNDSDLSISAGTESELSQLETMTFQPVNLESDKPAKKSEGDCDRESIGNPARSSSHDHPTKKQKKEDSAPADISQSASENPIQCHKTSCIAWADYQRNKADKTSIAQCISEAYQKKVRENRHYIKTLGEIILLTVTQDISQRGHREGDDELNPGNVRKILRFTAKRDPIIADRVESGPKNEKYTCSAIQNEMIDTLACMVKEEIAEKTDEAKDVSKAEQLALVIRFYDEIANCIQECFISFTQMDLLDAASITDIILKSLDKLGLDYKSSLVGLGFDGASVMSGGISGVQKRIRDKAPFAYYIHCYGHRLNLVLINVAKYVPQAAEFFSLFEELYIFASNSVVHEKFILIQREMLPEEQVRELQHLSDTRWWCRATSCENALLRLECIMRLLKEISEDDIGA from the exons TAAACCTTGAATCTGATAAACCTGCTAAGAAGTCAGAGGGAGACTGTGATCGTGAAAGTATTGGCAATCCTGCAAGATCAAGTTCACATGATCatccaacaaagaaacagaaaaaggaagattctgcACCAGCTGACATTTCTCAATCTGCTTCTGAGAATCCTATTCAG TGCCACAAAACTTCTTGTATTGCATGGGCGGACTATCAACGAAATAAAGCTGATAAAACATCAATTGCTCAGTGTATAAGTGAGGCATACCAGAAGAAAGTTCGTGAAAATCGTCATTACATAAAGACATTAGGTGAAATAATcctgttgactgtaacacaagACATTTCGCAGAGAGGACATAGAGAAGGTGATGATGAACTGAATCCAGGAAATGTTCGTAAGATTCTCAGATTCACTGCTAAACGTGATCCTATTATAGCTGATAGAGTAGAAAGTggtccaaaaaatgaaaaatacacttgtTCTGCAATACAGAATGAGATGATTGACACACTTGCATGTATGGTGAaggaagaaattgcagaaaaaa CTGATGAAGCCAAGGATGTTAGTAAGGCAGAGCAGTTGGCATTAGTtattagattttatgatgaaatagcaaattgtattcaggagtgcttcatttctttcactcaGATGGACTTGTTGGATGCTGCCTCTATCacagatattattttgaagagtttggATAAACTGGGGTTGGATTACAAATCTTCTCTTGTAGGATTAGGATTTGATGGGGCATCAGTGATGAGTGGAGGGATTAGTGGTGTTCAGAAACGAATTCGTGATAAAGCtccttttgcatattatatacactgcTATGGACACAGGCTCAATTTAGTGTTGATAAATGTTGCAAAGTATGTACCCCAagctgctgaattctttagtttgtTTGAAGAACTCTATATCTTTGCTAGTAACTCGGTAGTtcatgagaaattcattttgatacagCGTGAAATGTTGCCTGAAGAACAAGTACGAGAACTGCAGCATCTCAGTGACACAAGGTGGTGGTGTCGGGCCACTTCGTGTGAAAATGCTCTACTCCGTCTGGAATGCATAATGagacttttgaaggaaatttctgaagatgacaTTGGTGCCTGA